From the Candidozyma auris chromosome 2, complete sequence genome, the window TCCTCTTCAACACTCTCTATTAATTCATCTGGAAGAAGATCAGGTAACTCGGACGATGCAAGTATTTCTtcgagtttcttcttcttttcctgttgttgctgctggtatAAGAGATCctgctcttttcttttctgtttctctttcttcttcaactcctgTTCTAGTTGCTCTTgctctttttgttgtttcAACGTCCTCGCTTTTGATGCAGATATCGACTCCTCTTCGGGAGCCTCGTCAGAATCTGACTCGCTTTCTGATTCTGACTCGTCACTCAGCTGTTTTTCAACGGCTGGCTCAATTACTGCTGACATTCCGTCAGGAAGCTCGCCATCCTCGGAgaacttgatctttttggGCCCCATTTTTGTTCTGTCCGGCCACTTAGTTTATTATCAACTTTGATGCGACGTTAGATGGCATCTCATCGTAGTGCAATTTTCGGTCGTGGCGCACACATATAATGTCCCGTTACCATGGCTCTAAAGTATTCACGCCCTTTTGTTTCCAAGAAGTCTTGGACGGATCGTGAAAGACTTTTTTGACAATTCCTTTGTTTATAAGCATATTTATTGTGCTTTTGTGGATAtcaaggccatcaagaacaagttcatcaagcaTTAGGACTTCTGACTTGAATGGTTGCGAACTCGAGTAATTGAGAAGGTTCATGATTCCAATCCCGCTAATCATGTGGCAGAATGAGATGTCTAGCCTCTTGAGCTTAAAGTTGTCGTAACCGCAAACATCTGCGAGATCCTTATGTAAGAACTTCATTGATACGTTGTCTAAATCCATCTCATTTAGGTAAAGCGTATGGAGCTGTGGCACGATGCGGAAGATTTGGGAGAACTCTAGCACATCACGGCCAACTGCAAATTGATCTCGCCGCAAGTACACATTTTGGCATTTGCCAATATTGAGTGTAGAAAGTTGTTGACCAGTGTTCGCAATACGGAGCAATTTAAGTAAACCTTTGGATGATAAGAAGGACCCGTAGATATCGAGAT encodes:
- the BUD21 gene encoding Bud21p — encoded protein: MGPKKIKFSEDGELPDGMSAVIEPAVEKQSSDESESESESDSDEAPEEESISASKARTLKQQKEQEQLEQELKKKEKQKRKEQDLLYQQQQQEKKKKLEEILASSELPDLLPDELIESVEEERKKEKQLPQGKHLRSEELESELAEMRKKAKLEKLKQLKQQRTSAVKKGPVNVQVQTFGEKKKTVPKADPKVLESKNSWLNRESLKRK